Genomic segment of Vanacampus margaritifer isolate UIUO_Vmar chromosome 13, RoL_Vmar_1.0, whole genome shotgun sequence:
ctggggagagggaagtctgggcttccctgcaaaagctgctgcccccgcgacccgaccccggagaagtggtagatgatggatggatggatgaatgtgtgtgtgtgcgcgagtgGGCGGTCGACGTTACACCTTAAACACCACCATTCTGATTTTACAAGTTCGTTTTTGATTTACTGACATCGCTGGCTACGTTCCAGCTCATTTCCAAAAGAAGAATGCCGAACATCAGATCCTTCTGATGTATTCACGAGAAAAATCTGCTTTCCCTTTCCCTTCATCTCAAAGGGGCCCTCGGAGGGAAATAAAAGCGGCCACGCGAGAGCAGGCTTCATAGATCATACAGCCAAACGCGGTAAGTTGAGTGTGTTGCTCCCCTAGGCCACGGTAATTGATCTCAGCCCTGCGTGTATGTGCAAACAAACACCAAACACACTTAAAACATTACTGTCAAGCCAGCCAGGAGAGTGCGCATGACCTCGGCAGACCTAACGTACTCCCACATGAGTCCACATGCAGCACTCACACACGGGAAATACAACACAACCTCCAAATTCAAAAGTTCAATATGTTAGACGGCGGAGATGATGCAACATTGAAGTCAACGGCTGACGTTAGCTGCCACTTCTAGCAGCAGGTTGACTGGCGGAAGGTGAAGCTCACACAGAGGAGCAACTGAAAGTGTTGAGTGTTTAACATGTCTCCCAAGCctttcatcaaaaataaaatgtcaagaaGAAGAGTATAAAACCACAAAGAAGTTACCaggtaagctaacagttagcctagcttcttctagTTCTTTGTCATTGTATTTTTCCACAGTTTGCTGCCTCTGACTGGTCATTCTCGGAACTGCAACGGACATCTGGTATTGGGGAGGTCTCGTCTGTGGTGTACATCAGTGGTGACCAAACTTTTATTgcccttatttatttatatttattattcattgtcctttttattagtttatttgtttatttattttttataaatttaagtAATAGGCTACATTGGTGTCCCTTGTTTATTTGGCATGTAACTGACAGCCTGCAAATGACAGATTCTTAGTTTTTGTGAAGTGAGAAAAAATACCCAATtgtctgtccgtctgtccgtccgtccgtccgtccatccatcctttttcaagaccgcttgtcctcattaaagggttacttgactcattgagccattttcagcagtaaaacgtTAAtaatttgtccagaatgaatgtgataacttcattatttttcatttgcaattaatacctttaaaaaatattttttccacttgctgttgactgaaaattacatcacctgtgctgaggaagtaggtaacgactaatcatggctcagtttgctaaccaaacccagaaaacaggtgagccataattggtcgttacttatttcctcagcacaggtgatgtcatcttcaatcaagtgtaaaaactagtttttaaaggtattattttacatgaaaaataatgatgttatcaaattcattctggacaaaatattaactttttactgctgaaaatggctcattgaGTAAAGTATCCTTTTAATGCTATAGGTCACAAAACGTGtttatttatgtgtgtttgtgtgtgtgtgtgtgtgtgtgtgtgtgtgtgtgtgtgtgtgtgtgtgtgcgtgtgtgttattGCCAGATTGTAGAAAGGAGACATTAAATATGATGAAAGCTAGCCTGTTTCACAAGCAAATTCCTGTTGCTCAGCTCATCAGTTTGGATGTTGGTATGCTGAGAACTTATTTGCCTggttatttgtttgttgtgaaggTCTCGGAGGGGAGGTATAGAGGGGACCCTCCCACTCAATTGGCCCCGGGTTTCAGAGTTGCCAGAGGACAGGTCATACAAAGGCGCAGTGTGATGGGGTCATCACTGTCGCTGCTCTGAGTTGGGGGTTGTGCCAACTTGGTAAATGACAGCTTGGTATGGTTGCCATGTCGTGATCTGCTCAAGTTGCCATGTCCGCATCGACATGTTTACGTAGGACTAACCTGGGGTGGAGGGTGGGATATTCTATACAGACTACTTGTCAAGGCTGCTGACTATAAAGACGCAATCCGCGGACGTCACATGACCACCTCCGACTAAATGCGAGTGCGTGAGCGGCTGTGCTGGTGAGAAAAACAGTGGATTTACATAGCAGTGTGCGACTTCAAACGAGGTGGCTGACATTTGAATGGGCTGCTGGTGGTGGGAGCCTCTGCTGGGCTTTTTGTCGCCTTGCAGGGTGAGCCAAGGAAAATGGGCAAGCCGACTTGTGGGATTGGAGTATAGACAGCTTGCCCTGTTTACTGACTCGACAGGTTACCATAGGAGCGTCGCACAAACAGCGTATGTGTGTGCGAGACAAAGGAAGAGTGTGTGTGAGACTGGGAGTAGTGGGAAAAAGACGCACTTGGCCAATGAGTCATTCGGACCGCTGCTAAGAGAAGACGGACAGAGTATTGTTAGCATCatgaattaacttttttttgggtggatgCAAGCATTAATTTGAAAGGCACATTATACATGTAAGGGAAAACCTCTTAATCAGTAAATCATGATCAATCCATTGGGCCAGACAGTTTTGGACTTCTTTGTGGGAACCGTTTGGGAAAGGCCCTTTTGGTTCCAGCGTGGCTGCACCCTAGTGGACATAGACATATTAAACTGTAACCAAAAAGTatctctcagtttcaaaaaggttagTGAGCCCTGAAGCGGAGCAAAGATTGTGAGCCAGCAGGCCTTCACAAAGACCTCACAAAATCCTTCCAGATAGACCAACGGGCAAAAATTCTGATACTCCAACAACCATGCAGAACGTCATCCCACAAGACCGATAAACATAATTGCCCATAATCTTAAAATACTAAAGCCAACATAGTGCACACTTAAAAAAAGGGGCTGAGTATATAATAAAAGGGCAGCCATGGTGGCGCAGTGCTTAAGTTTGTGGTACATGGCTGAGCCCCAAGTTCAAGTCTATTAACTTGCAGAGGGTTATGATCTAGGGATTGGCGTGTGCTTTGTTCACTACTACCAAGGGTTGGATCAATCAATTATCTATAGCGCGTGTCTATTAAGATTGCGGTTGAACTGAAGCCTACCCCAGCCAACTTTGGGTGAGAGGAAAaatacaccctggactgatctCAAGGCACATGTTCCGTAAAcagacaaccatccacactcataTTAACAAatatatggacaatttagagccttcaatagggataggcaagtaccaggtatcagtattgggACAATATCGGACTTATTTTAACCGtgtgaaccatgaaatatataagagaaaattctgattatttacaaatcgagtatttattggtccttttgaacaaacaaacttttttttttgaaagtcaACAAATTACTTGATGTGTGTcgtatttgatacatccggtcacaaagctttacatttgtacatttataactgcctaaaatataataataaacagacatatcaaacgtattagtgtttccaaaaatcagaaagaacatttaccactgttaataagtataggtgtctctcctttctcaattggggcgatcttgatGGAAAAGCCATCCGCTGGGTGAtgctgccctctaatggattatccgtgcaatgcatgtgtcggATCGTATACATCAGGGTTTTAAaaatactcatgaaatagagggctcaaaatgtcttttttttaaatgatatgttTGCCGTTATAGGGTAACGGGGAATACTGCGCTAATTGGCGCTATACTGCGGCAGACTGACACATAGGAAAATCATCAACTGCGTCAGAAGGAAAGTTCTTTGCTCACAATGTTTTTGTcataatgaaaatgtacataTAAAAATTACTAGAGGTAACTGTATTCTGTATTGGTACTCATACTGTGATCAATCTGAAAAAAAGAGTATTGAACATGATTTCTGTAATGTGTGAGGAAGCACGACTTCTTGGAGAAGAAACATGAAAACGcaaggaaaacatgcaaacgaTATACAGGAAGACTGGAATtgaaatttgaacccagaaACTAAAAATTGGGAGTCACACGTGATAAGCTCCAATGGTAAAAACAGTTTTACAACTTTGAGATAAACTGTTCTATATGGCTTAATGGGCACATGAATTAAAGTTGTGGGTGATGTGAAGCAAATCCCAACTGACTTGTTTTCACCACCACAATTCGAACTGACTAAAATTTCCAGAAAATTTGGTCGCAGAATCAAAAGTCACTGACTGTGTAATTAGTTTATCTCCACACGTCAAGCGAaaagctgatttaaaaaaaagaccctgGCCTAAAGTATACCCGTACAGCTGCAGCTAAACATCATAGCACATCCAAGCATAACAGTGTCAACATCACGAGGGATAAATGTTAGTCTAGCACACGAGGAGGTGAAGGGGAAAACCCTTTGCTCCTGAGAAGGAACACCTGCGCCAATGACTGACTGTTTGCCTTtgggagagagggaggaaggCTTGTGAGTGACCGTGTAAGTGTGCACGCGGGGTCATACGCGAGGCGAACGTTAACTCGACTTTTCCGCCATGGGGCGGGATTGAAACACGCTGATCCTGCACCTCCACCCACGCAGCTTGGACTCCCGTCTCCCCGCTCCCACAGTTTTCCACGCCGGCTGGCTGGCCGACGAGCCGAGCTGCCGGCCGGCCGGCCCCGGTGGCGCTCAGCCTGCCTTGGAGTCTATTGTGGGCGCGAGGCCCGGCGCGGAGGCAGCCAGCCAGTCAGTCAGGCGGTGCGGTGGACGGCAGAGGGGTTGATGCGTGTGTCAAAGAGGCGCTCTCCCACATTCCCCTGGCGGCTGGCAGCAGGCCGGGCCTTGCGGAGGGTGGGGGTTCGCCTCTTTCTCACGACCTCTCAGGTTCCTGCGCTCATCTGGGAGCTATTCATTTCCTGCCAGAAAACAGCCTTCCTCTGCAACtgcaggaggagggagggagagtgTGGGGGTGGGAAGGGGGCTTGTCTTCGAAATGAGTCCAGGGCTTGGTACAGCAAGCCCAGGGCTTAAATCATAAAGCTCTCGCTTGTCTGGGCCGCAATCAAAGACAGCCCCAGTGACGGGccaatagagagagagagagcgagagagggagcCTAAGCATGAGttagcgagcgagagagaggacCATATGGTAGCACTTAGCAGCCAAAGAGGAAGCAGAGGAGTTTCCCCCCACTACCCCCCCTCTCCCTTTGCTCCCTGCACGCACGCGGAGTGTGGGAAAAGTTAATGGACACGCATGGCGGCTAACCCCCCGGTCGTGTTGTGACATGTGTGCGGTCAGTGCGGCAGCTCGGCCACTGCGCCGGGTAATTGGAGAGGCTCATAAAGCTGTTCTGCGGACGGGAAGGAATCATGAAGATGTTGAGAGAGGCGGGTGGGAGGGCTCAGCAGCTGGGTGTTGTCCGGGTCACACCACGTGCCTCCCAGACGTCCTGCGTCCAGCTGTGGCCTCGGGGCTCATGGGGCAGGAAGCCCGACGTTGCTGCGTTTGAGCGCAGCTGGACCGCAGTGGGAACggttttgaatgtgtgtgtgtgtgtgcgtacacaGCAAAATTGCCAGTGTCCATTCAACACCTATAGAGTTGAATTTAACACTGCAAAAGTGTATGCATTGGTACACACTGAATAtagttaaaacaacacttttgaaagtgttgtttttttccactgagatggagtttaaaaaaaaaacggttgaaATTTTAAATTAGTAGCCAATACTggtcagtgttgttgttgtgtagtgttaaaatattacaCCATCTAGTGTTGTACTTTTTAACACCCAAAACGAGTTGCTTTTAACactaaaaatgttaatatttaactCTGGTAGGGAGTCAAAAAACGTAGTGTCAATTTAAACTCCCAATTCTTTcccacacactctaaaaacagttaggtcaaaagtaacccaattatggatcaaaaatggaccaatcaacttaatgggtcaatttgacccaactttctgggctGTTTGAACCAAAATTACCCAATTCTTTGACCcaaataaaggatctgaccaatatttatgagttgttttacacacacacaacaaaaaaaacgtttcttgactcaaaattgggtcaaatcgacccaagtaaaAGATTGGTCTGTATTTTACCCAaacttgggttatttttgacccaactgtttttagagtgcatacTGTACAACATTATTACGTTCTATAAAAATACACTACATTTGTAGTTAAAGTATAAATGGATTTAACAATCAGTTAATCAGTGTTTCCCAGTGATAAGTGAGGAGTAGGCAAATGGCACTGACTCATCTCTCTTAACCTGGAGATGAGCAGGTGTGAAGGCGGAGCTTAATTACAGCGCTGGACTGGCACATAAAAATCGGCCCTGCCTGGCATTTGACTTATGCCCACCAGCCCGGCCTGGCTTGACCCGACTCCTGGCCATACCTGTCTAACACATTGTTGTGCCACTGatattttgactgatgttgattcagtttgctgtattcaaaatggattaatgggctagtccttctaaattgtgggccagacTCTTAGggtaaaatggaagaaaataataactaaaaccactgcatcggccccaaaatatgccagcccaccgggcatctgccctgtacgccatatggccagtccagccctgattaCATCCCTAAAGAGTTAATCTAACACTATGTGATCAACTctgtaaaaataacacccatttaactctgaaaatgttgcaattaCACATTAGGAGTTAAAATCAACttccaaaaatgtaacaatGAAATTTTAACTTGCCAATGTTTGCTGTGTTATTTGTGTCAGTGTCTGTGTGGAGATGCTCACACTCACAGGAGGCCTGTTGCTGTCCTGTGTGGTAGGCTGTTCCTTgaactcacccccccccccaacttaaCTCCCCACTGCCTTCCTCACAGTGCCCTTTGGCCAGGCACGTCCTCAAACGCAGCACAAGACACCAGCGCATACACATGGCTACAATCAAACAGGGATGCATGGCCTCCCGCATAAAGGTGTGATGGAAATTCAAAATGATGGCACTTATCCACACTTTGTGCCTCTTAGCGCGTTGATAATTGCTAAcacctgcacgcacacacacaaacaggcttCAAAGAAGAAGGGCCACACTGGGATAGCTGGAGGGGACACACACACCTGGGCAAAGCAGAGCGCTACCACATGGCTGGATGTTAAACATGAAACCTCCTGGCATTACGCAGCAGCCACAGCTCTGATTCAATACGATGTCAGGATGCTGTCAACCACATGAAGGCCGAAGAATGCCTCTCTAATAGGATATCCATAGTAACATAATTCATACTTCTGTCTGCCTTCACATTTGGGTGGATCACAGTGGAACGGCCCAAAAGTGGTACAATTTCGCCGCTTTGTTCTCTTAGCTCAATGCCACTCACACATCGCACAGACAAAAGTATAGGGACACATCCGACCTACAGGAAGTGAACGTGCCAGAACATTTACTGTAAAGTCCTCTCAGTCATATCTTGGAAGACATTTTAGAGCAGGgctgtccaaacttttttcatTCGAGGGTCGCGTAAAAATGGAATTgccatttttaaacacactgAAATACATCAGTcaattatatattgtttatatttgtttgtaATTGTTAAGGATTTTTGAGATTTTGGAGTGGCTGAAACCAATAGCAGTGCCATCCCtagttatttttatatttgcttatgtaaaaaatataaaccaATTTATTATAAGTATTGGCATCTATGTTTTCAACACCCTCCCGTCTCACTCTGCccacctccatttttttttttgttgcaacaaACCTTGCAAACCTtgtgtcaaatgtcatttcTAGCATATGCCGGGGACCACTCCAAAATGGATGGtaggccgcaaatggcccccatgccgtagtttggacacccctgtccCAGAGATTTCTGAGTCCTACAAACTTTTTACTATTGTGGCGCATCACAAAGGTGTTCTATTGGGTTCTTCCACACCAAACCCATCCAAGTATGCCTTTATGGACTTTACTTTGACAACTTGCTGGAGCAAAAAAGAAAGGACCTCCTCTACTTTTTTCCCACAAACATCAGGAATAATGAGTTTAAGCCCATCACATGACATTAAAAGTTATTTTCTCCATATAGACTATCCAGTGGAGACAGATTTAAAGTCTTGGAAGACgatgagctttttttcttttgctgcaaaaaaaatccccatcaTAGCGTCAATTATATACTATTAGCTAATACATCTCCATCAACATGAACTGAAAATTATGTCATCTGACCATGAAAGCAAATGTTTTCATATCAAGTCATAGGCCAAGATTTCAGCATATATATAAAGCATGCAGGTCACCCGCCTGGAAAGCACATTGAGATAACAATCACACTCATTCACACCTATGTACAGTCTTCAGTTCAGATAACTTAGCGTGTGTATTTTTGGACTGTGGGAGGAAGGCAGACCACAtgaagaaaacccacgcaagcacatgAAATTTCCACACTGAATGGCCAGAGCCGAGATTCAACCCTAAACTTTGCAACTGCGAGGAAGACATACTAACCACTAGTTCACTGTGCAACCCATTTGCACCCCTTTTGTTGTGGAAAGATTTCCAAACATACCACTAGTCTCTATTGTACAATTAACTAATAAACCCCCATcaacatgaaatgaaaagaatgaTGTCATCTGACCATGACAGATAAATGTTGTCATATCAAAACACTTGCCAAGATTTGAGCATTAACATTAAGTGTTCTTTAGCCACTtaaaatcaaattcattttctatacctCAGTCCTCATTAAGGTCTTGGGTGAGCCTGGGTGAGAGGCGGGGTGCACCTTATAGACTGATCACCAGATAATAGTAGGTAACGTTCATATTTAGcgtttagagtcttcaatgaaccaaacatgcatgttttgacAATCTGAGAGGGAGCCAGACAGAGTACCATGAGGAGAGCATACAAAAGTCCAGAGTCGAACCTTGAACCTCAAAAATGTGCGGCAGATGTGACTGTGCTGCTCCGTTTAAAAccaaagagagggagagaacgCATCTCTCTCTCTACTTGAAGCTCACCAAGACCAACAACAATAACCAGAATGCAATGCGCATTTACGCTGCTAGATGGCGTACGTGACCACTGAAAGACATCTCAGGAGTCAAGCTGGCTCACACTCAAAAAGTCAGACTGATCTTTTAAGATTTCCAAACACTTTTCTTACTTGGATCATTCACTAAACTGGTGTGGCTTTGTGTCAGTTTCCGTTTGGTTCTAAAGTAAAACGTCACCTCGTGATGATATTGTGCAAAATATGAGTGCTTAAgttgtttattatttaattaacattttctcTGCAGCTAACTTTTGTAAATGTGTAGTATTTGACCAAAAATAGCATTTCTGTCAGTTCCAAATGAACGATTAATAATGTTGTTTAAGTAAGAAAAATAACcttcaaaacaaacaaggtCCATGAAGTAACAAATTTATTTGTCTTCCAAAACGAAGAACGGCATAAGCGCATTAAACATCTTTGGCTTCAAAAAAGTAGGAAAGAAAaccgtatatatatttttttttaaatgcagtgaaCGGACTTCCACAATACAAATCTCATTTCAATATGAACTTTACTCGCTTTGTTAGCTGTACAAATATAGTGCATACTCTTTTTCCATTtgataaagaaaaataacatggaGCAACAAAAGAGAAGAACTAATAAGTGTCATTTGAGAGTCTTTACGCTCCTTGGCTACGTTCACCAGGGTCGCCACACCGAATCCGAGTTTCCTGACGGAGCTCCGGGAGAGACGGCAGCCGGCACCGGAACCGGCGTCCCGGGGCTGTTGGCGTACACGGGAATGACGGGACCGTTGGGGGCAAACGCCGCGTTGGGTATAAGGAAGGCAAACTGTCCGTCCGTGGCAGGCACAATCTGGAAGCCGCCGTACACTTTGGTGGCGTCCGAGCTGGGTAAAGTGGCCGGTGAGGGAGCTCCCTTACACGGCACGCCGCTCATGGGCAGCACCTGCGGAGCGGACCCGGGGATTTGCACCATGGGCTGGCCGAACGAGGGGTGCGTCGGCCCGGCCGCGGAGGGGATCTGGTGCTGGCTGGGGTAGTTCATGGCGTTGATCTGCGTCATGCAGCTGGCGAGATGGCCGAGGAGCCGCGTTCGGACCTCCGTGTTGACGCCCTCGCAGGTGGACAGAAAGCGGGTGACTTCGTTCATGCACTCGCTGAAACCGGCGCGATACTTGCCCAACACGGTGGGGTCGGTGTTGAGAGCAGCTGCGCAGAAAGACGGCGGCGATTAATTTAAACTCCGggtgcttttttaaatttattttttggggactgTGCATCCGCCTTGGAAACGAAACTCACCGGTCATTTGAGCTCTCTGGAGGTTCCGTAGATGTTTCACTGTCATCTCCAGGATGTCTGCTTTCTCCAGCTTGGAGTGTCTAGAGCTCTGCAGAGGAGAAACAAACGCACAGTTAGGATCCAGTCGCACATTTGACAGCTATTTTTAGATCGACTTCACGTGCGAGAACTTACATCTTTTTTGAGCGCATCCAAGATGAGAGTTTTCAGCTGGCCCAAACTCTCGTTGATTCGGGCTCTTCTCCGCTTCTCCATTATTGGTTTGGAAGACTTTAGAAAATAAGGAGTGAGGTGTTAATAAACGTCAAAGTGCTCGCGTAAAAAGCGCGTTAAAGTGTCTCAATATGGAAGTGGTTCATGTCATTTAACTCACCTTTCTGTGCTCGGAGGCTGTTTTGGGTTTATCGGGGGTCGAGTTCATGCTTGCCGGGGTGGCAGCGACCGGAGAAGAGGACGATTTTTCCATCATGTCGGCAGGCATCTTAATGGCAAAATCAATTATCCCTCAAAATGCAGCAAAATATGATCCAGAAGAAGTGGTGGAAACAGTCCCGCGTCACCGCACCAAGTTAGAATCCGAGAGGGCGACGTGCCGCTGGAAGTGTGAGTCTGTGTGTGTCGGCGCGTCTGCGTGTGGCGTGTATTTATATCTTGCCCCGCACGCGAACGGCTCGTGTGAAACTTCCCAAACTTTCTTTCCCACACTAACTTCCCACCAATCAGGACGAGGCGCACGCGGCCCGAGGGAGGACGGCTCGTGGTCGGCGCCCTCCCATTGGCTGCGTGGCGGCCCGCAGCTGGCGGCCAATGGCGCGCTGCCCGGGCTGAGGGCGCAGCCGGGAAACCGCCTTCCAGTCTTCAATCATCACACGGCGGGCACCCGCACCGGGAGCAGGCGCGAGCGGCGATGCACCCTTTCGCTCCCGGAGCGGCAAGATAAACAATTACGGCACACTTACGCGAACGCACCCACGCTGCGTGTTACTTGCACCTTGACTTTAGAAAACAAGTCGACACGCTCAACTAAACTtgatatttgtttcatttttatcaagggattaacaaatatattttaatgtactttttttaaaaacattgaaaagtTGTCATTTGTGCAACCAACCAACCGGAACACAGCCAAACCGTTAAAATGGCAACCATCTTGCCAACACATtgaaaagttgtattttgtctAACTCATTTAAACGCAACACGACCGAAGTGAAACGTCTATCGATAACTGCaataaaaatgatacaaaaaagtAAATTCATTACGTTTTCCCAACTTTTTAACagaaaaggttgtttttttccccatttgcaAACACAACTCGACAATTGAAAACTAATTGTCTTTCATTTTAGAATACAGATTCTTgcgtctatccatctatctatctatctatctatctatctatctatctatctatctatctatctatctatctatctatctatctatctatctatctatctatctatctatctatctatctatctatctatctatctatctatctatctatctatcgtgcTACCATATTGGGATAAGGctacattataaataaaatcaaaagccAATTTGCCAAGAAAGTAGGTGTCTGTTTGATGTTCGTGAGTGTAGTCTATAGTCATTTTCCCCCCATGTGAGAACATGAAAAAACGGGAGGatgacaaacaaacaaggacgtcccaaaaatgaaaagaatgcGTCTATTCTGTAGGTGCAGAACACGTGAAATCAGCAGGTCTGCACAACAAGTGCCGTCTTTATTCCTGATCTGGAATCAAATCAAGTGTGCTCGCCTGTACAGATGTTTGTCATTTAATCACGCGTGGAGTCGTCTATGTGGAGCACGTGCCAGGCTGTTTTTACGAGCACGGTTATAGTGGAGATTTGGCCGCCGGGCCGTAGAcgaggggagggagggagctGAGGTGAGGAGGGGGGAGACCGCGAGGAGGGGAGAGGTGAGAGAGGGTGTGGGGTGCGTGGCTGAGGCAGCAGCGGTGGCGGGCGGCGGCGTCGGCTGCGGTGGTTTACATTAGAGGGGAAGGTAAATAGCAGCTGCTGTTTTAAAAGCCTGGGAAAACCACGCCTCCCGAGCGAGCTGGACCCGGGCTTCCTTATCGGAATGCGAGCCAGAGCAAGCAGAGAGATTTGTTGCTCGCAGATGCCGCCTTCCTCCCCGCCTGTGGCCAGCACACAGCCACCCGTCAAGGCGGGCTTCCTAATAATTCCGTTTGCTTATCTTTATGGGGGCGGAAAGAATTGAGATCCTCTAATCGCTCTGCGTTCTCAGGGTTCCTTCGTGTAATTTTGTCTCCATTATAATCTCCACTGAAATAAAAACGACTGAAAACACGGTTCTCCCCACTCCCTTCCCCAGCACACCTCCATTCGCCACAGAGACCGCGACACGTGGCGCGCAGGCGACCGGGGGGAAGGCGCGCCTCTCGCCGGCTTGCCGCCTCCGTCCGCGGGGCGTCGCCGACGGCCGGCCCGCCGCCGCGCCGATTTGATCAGCAGGCGCACACGGCTGCGACTGCATGCGTAGGGGAGGGGGACAACTGACAGCATCGCCCCTGCACTAACATTCACTTTGCTAATAGGGTGAATTATCGCTGTTTGTTCTGGCACCGCAAACATTGAGGGGGGAAAATCATTCCAGTCTTTTGAAGCTAGAGAAGTCTG
This window contains:
- the her6 gene encoding hairy-related 6, which gives rise to MPADMMEKSSSSPVAATPASMNSTPDKPKTASEHRKSSKPIMEKRRRARINESLGQLKTLILDALKKDSSRHSKLEKADILEMTVKHLRNLQRAQMTAALNTDPTVLGKYRAGFSECMNEVTRFLSTCEGVNTEVRTRLLGHLASCMTQINAMNYPSQHQIPSAAGPTHPSFGQPMVQIPGSAPQVLPMSGVPCKGAPSPATLPSSDATKVYGGFQIVPATDGQFAFLIPNAAFAPNGPVIPVYANSPGTPVPVPAAVSPGAPSGNSDSVWRPW